In a single window of the Prevotella melaninogenica genome:
- the rsmH gene encoding 16S rRNA (cytosine(1402)-N(4))-methyltransferase RsmH: MIKTAECYHIPVLLNESIEGLNLHANGVYVDVTFGGGGHSREILSRLESGSHLYSFDQDADAEQNIDNMGLSEEQLERFTFVRSNFRYLKNWMQYYGVEHLDGLLADLGVSSHHFDDETRGFSFRFEAPLDMRMNKRAGLTAADILNNYDEERLADILYLYGELKQSRRIASAIVKARGQKTYKTTNDLLTTIEPFFQRAREKKDMAKMFQALRIEVNHEMDALKEMLMAATKLLRPGGRLSVITYHSLEDRMVKNIMKSGNIEGKVKQDFFGRIETPFRLVNNKVITASNDEQERNPRSRSAKLRIAEKKANE, encoded by the coding sequence ATGATTAAGACCGCAGAATGTTATCATATCCCAGTACTCCTCAACGAAAGCATTGAAGGTTTGAACCTACATGCTAACGGAGTCTACGTGGATGTAACTTTCGGAGGTGGAGGTCATAGTCGAGAGATTCTTTCTCGCTTAGAATCTGGTAGTCACCTTTATAGCTTCGACCAAGATGCCGACGCTGAGCAGAACATTGACAACATGGGCTTAAGCGAAGAACAGTTGGAACGTTTCACCTTCGTTCGCTCCAACTTCAGATACTTGAAGAACTGGATGCAGTATTACGGCGTAGAGCATTTAGACGGACTACTTGCCGACCTTGGCGTTAGTAGCCATCACTTTGATGACGAAACACGTGGTTTCTCATTTCGCTTTGAAGCGCCGCTCGATATGAGAATGAACAAGCGAGCAGGCTTGACTGCTGCTGATATTCTCAACAACTACGATGAAGAACGATTGGCAGACATACTCTACCTCTACGGAGAACTAAAGCAGTCGCGCCGTATCGCCTCAGCCATTGTTAAGGCAAGAGGGCAGAAGACATACAAAACGACAAACGACTTACTGACAACCATTGAGCCGTTCTTTCAGCGAGCACGCGAAAAGAAAGACATGGCAAAAATGTTTCAAGCACTTCGCATCGAAGTAAACCACGAGATGGATGCCTTAAAAGAAATGCTAATGGCAGCAACCAAACTACTTCGTCCTGGCGGAAGATTATCCGTTATCACCTATCACTCCTTAGAAGACAGAATGGTGAAAAACATTATGAAGTCAGGGAATATAGAGGGAAAAGTGAAACAAGACTTCTTTGGTCGAATAGAAACACCGTTCCGATTAGTCAACAATAAAGTTATCACAGCAAGTAACGACGAACAAGAACGCAACCCACGAAGCCGAAGTGCAAAACTAAGAATAGCAGAAAAGAAAGCAAATGAATGA
- the mraZ gene encoding division/cell wall cluster transcriptional repressor MraZ translates to MRFLGNIEAKTDAKGRAFLPAVFRKVLNASGEESLVLRKDIFEPCLVLYPESVWNERMDALRKRLSRWSRRDQMIYRQYVTDVEMITLDGNGRFLIPKRYLKMANIDQQIRFTGMDDCIEIWANSENNEPFMSAEEFSKAMEETMGTEGLFSLDNPSQNNE, encoded by the coding sequence ATGAGATTCTTAGGAAACATCGAAGCAAAAACAGACGCAAAAGGAAGAGCTTTCCTGCCAGCAGTCTTCCGCAAGGTGCTCAACGCATCGGGCGAAGAATCGTTGGTATTGCGTAAAGACATCTTCGAGCCATGTCTGGTTCTCTACCCTGAATCGGTATGGAACGAACGAATGGATGCACTTCGCAAACGTCTGAGCCGCTGGAGTCGTCGCGACCAGATGATTTATCGCCAGTATGTCACAGACGTTGAGATGATTACCTTGGACGGTAATGGTCGCTTTCTCATTCCAAAGCGATATCTAAAAATGGCGAATATCGACCAGCAAATAAGATTTACAGGAATGGACGACTGTATTGAGATATGGGCAAACAGTGAGAACAACGAGCCATTCATGTCGGCTGAAGAATTCAGCAAAGCCATGGAAGAAACCATGGGAACGGAAGGGCTCTTCTCGCTCGACAACCCATCACAGAACAACGAATAA